Proteins found in one Sporosarcina jeotgali genomic segment:
- a CDS encoding DUF3267 domain-containing protein encodes MRASNEPAHIVDLDLRKVAKTGLWVTLWVTVGLFALDVFIQLAVLHKFSISFSFWNVLFAVIGYIVLIVVHELFHLLGFRIFAGVPWRKMIVGVNLKLGIAYATTDEWMTNAAIRKALLMPFWTTGVIPALVGLYLSNGVWLFLGGLLIGGAAGDFAMYKELKQFPDEWLVKDDPERPRLYLHEPVHSVE; translated from the coding sequence TGAACCCGCACACATCGTCGACTTGGACTTACGAAAAGTAGCAAAAACGGGGCTATGGGTAACTTTATGGGTAACTGTTGGATTGTTTGCACTTGATGTGTTCATTCAGCTAGCCGTTCTTCATAAGTTTTCCATTTCGTTCTCGTTTTGGAACGTTCTTTTTGCAGTCATCGGATATATCGTCCTGATTGTAGTTCATGAATTGTTTCATTTATTAGGCTTCCGCATTTTTGCGGGAGTTCCGTGGCGAAAGATGATTGTCGGTGTCAATTTAAAACTTGGCATTGCGTATGCCACAACAGATGAGTGGATGACCAATGCCGCCATTCGAAAAGCGTTACTTATGCCATTTTGGACTACGGGCGTTATTCCTGCACTTGTTGGTTTATATCTATCCAACGGTGTATGGCTATTCCTTGGGGGTCTTCTTATTGGAGGAGCAGCCGGTGACTTCGCGATGTACAAAGAACTGAAACAGTTTCCAGATGAATGGCTCGTAAAAGACGATCCAGAACGTCCGCGACTCTATTTGCATGAGCCTGTTCATTCCGTGGAGTAA
- the ychF gene encoding redox-regulated ATPase YchF: protein MALTAGIVGLPNVGKSTLFNAITKAGAEAANYPFCTIDPNVGIVEVPDERLQKLTELVTPKKTVPTAFEFTDIAGIVEGASKGEGLGNKFLSHIRETDAICQVVRCFADDNITHVSGKVDPLSDIEVINLELILADMESVDKRLQRVTKMAKQKDKEAMIEEPVLLKLKDAFEAGESARSVELTPEETAVVKGMHLLTIKPMLYVANVSEDEIADAANNEYVQAVRDFAEKDNAEVIVVCAKIEEEMAELDDDEKQMFLDELGIEESGLDQLIRAAYQLLGLATYFTAGVQEVRAWTFRKGMKAPQCAGVIHTDFERGFIRAETVAYDDLMAAGSMAAAKEAGKVRLEGKEYLVKDGDVMLFRFNV, encoded by the coding sequence ATGGCATTGACAGCTGGTATCGTCGGACTTCCGAACGTTGGAAAGTCCACGTTGTTCAACGCAATTACAAAGGCTGGTGCGGAAGCTGCGAACTATCCGTTCTGTACAATCGATCCGAACGTAGGAATCGTAGAAGTACCTGATGAGCGTCTTCAAAAACTGACTGAACTTGTCACACCGAAAAAGACAGTGCCTACTGCTTTTGAGTTTACAGACATAGCAGGAATTGTTGAGGGAGCGAGTAAAGGAGAAGGACTTGGAAATAAGTTTTTGTCTCACATTCGAGAAACCGATGCAATTTGTCAGGTTGTTCGTTGTTTCGCAGATGATAATATTACACACGTAAGTGGTAAAGTAGATCCTTTGTCAGACATCGAAGTCATCAATCTTGAATTGATTCTTGCAGATATGGAAAGCGTGGACAAGCGTCTTCAGCGTGTTACAAAAATGGCAAAGCAGAAAGATAAAGAAGCTATGATTGAAGAGCCGGTTCTTCTTAAATTGAAAGATGCGTTTGAAGCAGGAGAGTCTGCACGTTCTGTAGAGCTTACTCCTGAAGAAACAGCGGTTGTAAAGGGTATGCATTTGCTGACCATTAAACCGATGCTTTACGTAGCAAATGTTTCAGAAGATGAAATTGCGGATGCAGCGAACAACGAGTATGTGCAAGCCGTTCGTGACTTCGCTGAAAAAGACAATGCGGAAGTTATTGTTGTCTGTGCGAAGATTGAAGAAGAGATGGCGGAGCTCGATGATGACGAAAAGCAAATGTTCCTAGATGAGCTTGGTATCGAAGAGTCCGGTCTTGATCAATTAATCCGTGCTGCGTATCAGTTGCTCGGATTGGCAACGTACTTTACGGCGGGTGTGCAAGAAGTTCGTGCATGGACATTCCGTAAGGGCATGAAGGCGCCTCAATGTGCTGGTGTCATCCATACGGACTTTGAGCGTGGATTCATCCGCGCTGAAACAGTTGCGTATGATGATTTAATGGCAGCAGGTTCAATGGCTGCTGCAAAAGAAGCTGGAAAAGTACGACTTGAAGGAAAAGAATACCTCGTTAAAGATGGAGACGTAATGCTATTCCGTTTTAATGTGTAA
- a CDS encoding DUF951 domain-containing protein, with protein sequence MEAKQFGINDVVEMKKQHPCGTNSWKVIRMGADIRIKCLGCGHSIMIPRNEFTKKMKRVIQQGDTES encoded by the coding sequence TTGGAAGCAAAACAATTTGGTATAAATGATGTCGTAGAGATGAAAAAACAGCATCCATGCGGAACGAATTCCTGGAAGGTCATTCGTATGGGGGCAGACATACGCATTAAGTGCTTAGGATGCGGTCATAGTATCATGATTCCACGTAACGAATTTACAAAAAAAATGAAGCGTGTGATCCAGCAAGGGGATACAGAAAGCTGA
- the yyaC gene encoding spore protease YyaC, which produces MQKLEQAELNSRIHYKETGAVWKLSTLFLENIPFTTREILFLCIGTDRSTGDALGPLVGSLLTETRSFPYRVIGTLEDPLHALNIEERVTELAVTHPDAYFVAVDACLGKSDSVGHLLVQDGPLQPGKAVGKELPSVGDIAIKGVVNIGGFMEHSVLQSTRLHLSYEMGRTISRALQLAHGRLKSKRVYDTYNQSHYRNSGNEVRYSDLSQAD; this is translated from the coding sequence ATGCAAAAACTTGAACAAGCCGAATTGAACTCTCGTATTCACTACAAAGAAACTGGTGCCGTTTGGAAATTGAGCACGTTGTTCTTAGAAAATATTCCTTTTACAACACGTGAAATCCTGTTCCTATGTATTGGAACAGATCGGTCAACTGGTGATGCACTAGGTCCGCTCGTTGGCTCATTACTCACAGAAACTCGATCATTCCCTTACCGTGTTATCGGTACGTTAGAAGATCCTCTTCACGCACTTAATATTGAAGAGAGAGTTACTGAGCTTGCTGTAACTCATCCCGATGCATACTTTGTTGCAGTTGACGCGTGCCTTGGAAAAAGTGATTCAGTGGGGCATCTGCTTGTACAAGACGGGCCATTGCAGCCGGGAAAGGCAGTTGGCAAAGAGCTTCCTTCAGTTGGTGATATTGCCATAAAAGGTGTCGTCAATATCGGAGGCTTCATGGAGCATTCCGTTCTTCAAAGCACACGGCTTCATCTATCTTATGAAATGGGACGAACTATTTCGCGCGCACTGCAACTTGCACATGGCCGTCTAAAGTCAAAACGCGTATATGATACTTACAATCAGAGCCACTACCGGAATAGCGGGAATGAAGTTCGCTACTCGGATCTTAGTCAAGCCGATTAA
- a CDS encoding DUF554 domain-containing protein — MVFYGTLVNVALIIAGSLIGRIFKNIPDRMKQTVMYGIALAVMAIGIQMTFATTQLLIVIISIVIGSVIGEWINVDKMMEQAGKWLESKMPAQKSGQGISQGFITATMIFVIGSMSIIGAIDSGLRNDHDVLMMKGVIDGFTSIILSSTLGIGVIFAAVPVLLYQGLITLFSTQISRFVPDELLELFISEMTATGGLMILAIGLNLIGLTKIRVANFIPAIPVVALIVSIIYAF; from the coding sequence ATGGTGTTTTACGGCACGTTAGTGAACGTAGCACTAATTATCGCAGGTTCTTTAATCGGCAGGATATTTAAAAATATCCCTGACCGTATGAAACAGACAGTTATGTATGGAATTGCGCTGGCTGTCATGGCAATTGGTATTCAGATGACCTTTGCAACTACACAGTTGCTTATTGTTATTATCAGCATCGTAATTGGTTCTGTAATTGGGGAATGGATAAATGTCGATAAAATGATGGAACAAGCAGGGAAGTGGCTGGAATCAAAAATGCCTGCCCAAAAAAGCGGACAAGGCATTTCTCAAGGATTCATCACAGCAACAATGATTTTTGTCATTGGCTCTATGTCAATCATTGGGGCAATCGACAGTGGGTTGCGGAACGATCATGATGTGCTGATGATGAAAGGGGTAATCGATGGATTTACATCAATCATCCTGAGCTCAACGCTCGGAATTGGAGTCATTTTTGCAGCAGTGCCCGTATTACTATACCAGGGACTGATCACATTATTTTCTACACAAATCAGCCGTTTTGTTCCAGATGAGCTTCTTGAGCTTTTCATATCGGAAATGACTGCAACAGGGGGCCTTATGATTTTGGCGATCGGACTGAACTTAATCGGCTTGACTAAGATCCGAGTAGCGAACTTCATTCCCGCTATTCCGGTAGTGGCTCTGATTGTAAGTATCATATACGCGTTTTGA